Proteins from a single region of Theileria parva strain Muguga chromosome 1, complete sequence, whole genome shotgun sequence:
- a CDS encoding putative integral membrane protein translates to MAKLKPTYLVCIVVLCSIKAVLSNILDLNNLTKFSFKIIQYTKENVNKTIIYSTNESPITQINVGSILLFKPLHGEKIKSVTIMRFKNTKEVLLVLEIENAIAGPQKYYSRRKGPFKPIDERTFLLKFESLSNKPKYDPSKIVTPGVDPKVQKSFERKLRKRFRDGFFKEKEITPQDVTNIANEPPIDILTESFSDEEKGDESWTKSEESTDSSPHKSSTEEKEYKPDISTHPIEQEQPAPTDDGWDLDSIHFEISDTEEPTEEQKKQQRKDLMEKLKNKIQHRMEEKSKIAQTEPEVLGDVDIKELLGTEDDDFDLESIPMDFGSDEEQKDIDPKFSSSYTGGEPTQPQTDVLLADVVQVEVESDDDEENDTEKQSEPQTQPSVDENVQVQAEQQQDGSLKPVGPSPEKRPFSFDLYYEDPNAEHKIAKRPKGVRTEPPESGEQPETTEAVLSSGAGAPPPPPPGDGSEPPDGPGGGTPPEEDQEGIVLVEVAIKRIVSLEDPGSNKRVIVDYEINDGIPTLIVKAKPHKTVTHVVEQGVIICEADKGSKLLSFSAFSYYNYYTLIEIIFQTATNSYIKYFRKHGGDWVEVDITHFEAYYQELRGNVVITNEIIVDISLPLDPFTIFSKFTEKNGLIHTVLMPMPGFFIKQVNYGTSLVWSSQFRRCLAITLTSRIGDIPRLLMLEISGPNDGVTEEMHFHRLGNNFTLISRKLYDSVVHEDPHYHGSGSPSGSENLQEMDHSDHTIPSGDSFSSESTPDQQIQPQQLVPQTIHFEMPSDEADDQEPLDLSQYFKKPEPEPQTEHETTKHSPTEDILSSKEEEFEDEQPLDLSVKAQSESAQPSDLLDPETIQVELESEEEEEDEEEEEDEEEHYDDNDEDFGGGEGGGGAGAGGAVGLIPLQVINNENYVGGIHKGVPYRTYSPPQGKMFDAISSGSKVIWKAVEGCGTDNVRLFFVTGLPRLGFFRQINLKENDIRYIFIVESQGGIWKMVEELHFHQAFYELTEPLSPSTTSQESSQSSPDTQSQEFPQ, encoded by the coding sequence ATGGCTAAACTTAAGCCTACGTACCTGGTTTGTATAGTAGTTTTGTGTTCTATTAAAGCTGTGTTATCAAACATATTGGATTTAAACAATCTAACCAAATTCAgctttaaaataatacagTATACCAAAGagaatgtaaataaaacaattatttactctaCCAACGAGAGTCCAATAACTCAAATAAATGTTGgatcaattttattgtttaaacCTTTGCATGGAGAAAAGATCAAATCTGTTACAATTATGAGATTCAAAAATACTAAAGAAGTTCTTTTAGTTCTGGAAATCGAAAATGCTATAGCTGGTCCCCAAAAATACTACTCTAGGCGTAAAGGACCATTTAAACCAATTGATGAAAGGACATTTCTTTTGAAATTTGAAAGTTTAAGTAATAAACCTAAATATGACCCATCTAAAATTGTAACACCGGGCGTAGATCCTAAGGTACAAAAGTCATTTGAACGAAAACTTCGTAAACGTTTTCGTGATGGGTTTTTCAAAGAAAAAGAAATAACACCTCAGGATGTAACGAATATAGCAAATGAGCCGCCAATTGACATATTAACCGAATCATTTAGTGATGAGGAGAAAGGTGATGAATCATGGACCAAATCTGAAGAATCCACTGATTCATCGCCTCATAAATCATCTACCGAGGAAAAAGAATATAAACCAGATATATCAACTCATCCAATTGAACAAGAACAACCAGCACCAACTGACGATGGCTGGGATCTGGATAGTATTCATTTCGAAATATCAGATACTGAAGAGCCAACTGAGGAACAAAAGAAACAACAGAGAAAAGACTTGATggagaaattaaaaaataaaatacaacaCAGAATGGAAGAAAAATCTAAAATCGCTCAAACTGAACCAGAAGTGTTAGGCGATGTGGATATTAAAGAGTTGCTGGGTACCGAAGATGATGACTTTGATCTGGAGAGTATTCCAATGGATTTCGGATCAGATGAAGAACAGAAGGATATTGATCCCAaattttcatcatcttATACGGGTGGTGAACCCACTCAACCTCAAACTGATGTTCTATTGGCAGATGTAGTTCAGGTGGAAGTAGAATCTGATGACGATGAGGAAAATGATACAGAAAAACAGTCTGAACCACAAACTCAACCTTCAGTAGATGAAAATGTTCAAGTACAAGCAGAACAACAACAAGATGGTTCTTTAAAGCCAGTGGGACCCTCACCTGAAAAAAGACCATTTTCATTTGATCTTTACTATGAAGATCCAAATGCTGAGCATAAAATAGCGAAAAGACCAAAAGGGGTTCGTACTGAACCTCCAGAATCAGGCGAACAACCGGAAACAACTGAAGCAGTACTGAGTTCTGGCGCCGGAGCCCCACCACCTCCACCACCTGGCGATGGATCTGAACCACCGGATGGACCTGGTGGTGGTACTCCTCCAGAGGAGGATCAAGAAGGAATAGTTTTAGTGGAGGTGGCTATAAAACGTATAGTATCTTTAGAGGATCCGGGAAGCAATAAACGTGTAATCGTCGACTATGAAATCAATGATGGAATACCAACTTTAATTGTGAAGGCGAAACCTCATAAAACTGTTACTCATGTTGTTGAACAAGGTGTAATAATATGTGAAGCAGATAAAGGAAGTAAACTTTTAAGTTTTTCAGCCTTTTCTTACTACAACTATTATACTCTTATTGAAATCATATTTCAAACTGCTACAAACAGTTATATTAAGTATTTCAGAAAACACGGTGGAGATTGGGTAGAAGTTGATATCACACACTTTGAAGCTTATTACCAAGAACTTAGAGGCAATGTTGTAATAACAAACGAAATAATTGTTGATATAAGCTTGCCGCTCGATCCCTTTACAATATTCTCTAAATTTACAGAAAAAAATGGTTTAATACACACAGTTCTCATGCCTATGCCtggattttttataaaacaGGTTAATTATGGCACAAGTTTGGTTTGGAGTTCACAATTTAGGCGTTGCCTTGCCATAACTCTGACGTCAAGAATAGGTGACATTCCCAGGCTCTTAATGCTTGAAATTTCTGGTCCGAATGACGGCGTAACTGAGGAAATGCATTTCCACAGACTTGGAAATAACTTTACATTAATCAGCCGAAAATTGTACGACTCAGTTGTACACGAAGACCCTCACTATCACGGTTCTGGATCTCCATCAGGCTCAGAGAATTTACAAGAAATGGACCATTCAGACCACACTATTCCGTCAGGAGATTCATTTTCAAGTGAGTCAACCCCTGATCAACAAATTCAACCCCAACAGTTAGTACCTCAGACTATTCATTTTGAAATGCCATCCGATGAGGCAGATGACCAAGAACCTCTTGATTTAtcacaatattttaaaaaaccAGAGCCAGAACCCCAAACGGAACATGAAACGACTAAACATTCTCCAACAGAGGATATATTATCAAGTAAAGAAGAGGAATTTGAAGATGAACAACCTCTCGATCTAAGTGTTAAAGCACAATCTGAATCAGCTCAACCATCTGATTTATTAGATCCTGAAACCATCCAAGTAGAATTAGAATCTGAGGAGGAGGAAGAAGAcgaagaagaagaagaagatgaagaagaacATTATGATGATAATGATGAAGATTTTGGTGGAGGTGAAGGTGGTGGAGGTGCAGGTGCAGGTGGCGCAGTTGGTTTGATACCTTTGCAAGTAATAAACaatgaaaattatgtaGGAGGAATTCATAAAGGTGTTCCTTATAGAACGTATAGTCCACCTCAAGGTAAAATGTTTGATGCTATTAGTTCAGGTTCTAAAGTTATCTGGAAAGCAGTTGAGGGCTGTGGAACTGACAATGtaagattattttttgttacAGGACTTCCACGATTAGGGTTTTTCAGGCAAATAAACCTAAAGGAGAATGATATTAGatacatttttattgtAGAATCACAGGGCGGGATATGGAAAATGGTTGAAGAACTTCATTTCCATCAGGCATTTTATGAACTCACAGAACCACTATCCCCTAGCACTACCTCTCAGGAGTCCTCTCAATCTTCACCAGATACACAATCGCAAGAATTTCCTCAATAa